The proteins below come from a single Gossypium raimondii isolate GPD5lz chromosome 2, ASM2569854v1, whole genome shotgun sequence genomic window:
- the LOC105789611 gene encoding uncharacterized protein LOC105789611: MANDFIDKVEDNAIVRIWSEKELSEIWDRWDDETKQLFYSNYGDLLYLLNIKVDERLFRVLAQYWNPAYSCFTFGKVDLVPTAEEYTALLHCPGLQVDKAYSKAAYVPAFWKKLMGITGMSEQWITTRIKQKDECRCIPWRNLQDLILAHPDGKKKVDVFVLSIYGLVIFPRALGHVDEAVSNLFDRLGKGVTPVPAILAETFRSLNACSHFWKVDKVSYRVFSEHYSPLKEIVATSRRDDISEENWIAILQNLQEDDVEWRAPWLIPDGILYRCGSFDWVPLLWIWGAVGYAPLLVLGQYNSRQFVPTTYGLAQCEFSYRGDNYKKKVKKISQAWNQVHRMKRLAVGSMKTPKYGEW, translated from the exons ATGGCAAACGATTTtattgataaagtggaagataatgcCATTGTCCGTATATGGTCAGAGAAG GAGTTAAGTGAGATTTGGGACCGGTGGGATGATGAAACCAAGCAGTTGTTCTACtctaattatggggatttgctATATTTACTTAACATCAAGGTGGATGAACGACTATTTCGCGTTCTCGCTCAATATTGGAATCCTGCTTATAGCTGTTTTACTTTTGGCAAGGTAGATCTGGTGCCTACGGCGGAGGAATATACGGCTTTACTACATTGTCCAGGGCTTCAAGTGGATAAAGCATATTCTAAAGCCGCGTATGTCCCAgcattttggaagaaattaatgGGTATTACGGGAATGAGTGAACAATGGATCACAACCAGGATTAAACAGAAGGACGAGTGTAGATGTATCCCATGGAGGAATTTGCAAGACTTGATCCTAGCACATCCTGATGGAAAAAAGAAGGTTGATGTGTTTGTTTTAAGTATCTACGGGTTAGTGATTTTCCCTAGGGCACTGGGGCATGTTGACGAAGCTGTTTCAAATCTTTTTGATCGGTTGGGTAAAGGGGTCACACCTGTTCCTGCGATTTTGGCTGAAACGTTTAGATCTTTGAATGCGTGTAG TCATTTTTGGAAGGTTGACAAAGTTTCatatcgggttttctctgagCATTACTCCCCGTTAAAGGAGATAGTGGCTACCTCCAGAAGGGACGATATATCAGAAGAAAATTGGATAGCAATTCTgcaaaatcttcaagaggatgatgtggaatggagagctccttggttgatTCCTGATGGAATTCTCTACCGTTGTGGGAGCTTTGACTGGGTTCCGTTGCTTTGGATTTGGGGAGCCGTCGGATATGCACCTTTGCTGGTCCTAGGGCAATACAATTCAAGACAGTTTGTGCCGACAACGTATGGTttagctcaatgtgagttctcGTACCGAGGAgacaattacaagaaaaaagtgaagaaaatttCTCAGGCTTGGAATCAGGTTCACAGGATGAAAAGGCTAGCTGTGGGTTCGATGAAAACTCCAAAGTACGGTGAGTGGTGA